GCTTTTACCGACGGGGAATGTGATTATTTTGAACGGTGCCGCGAATGGTACAGCGGGTTGGGAAAATGCGGCGAACCCGGTTTTGTATCCGGTTTTGTACAAACCCGGTTTGGATAACCCGTTTATGAAATTTGAGTTGTTAGCACCAGCGAGTACACCAAGGATGTATCATTCATCAGCTGTGTTGTTGCCAGATGGCAGGATATTAGTGGGTGGGAGTAACCCGCATCGGCTTTATGACTTCCAGGCCAAGTATCCGACTGAGTTAAGTTTGGATGCGTATTATCCAGATTATCTTCGGCCGGAGTTGGATACATTGCGGCCTGTGATTGTTGCGGTGGAGGTTGTTAATAGTACATTGTCGTATGAGAGTTTGTTTTCGGTGTCGTTTTTGTTGAGGGAGGTGAAGGACGTTAATCGGATTCGTGTTTCAATGGTGGCGCCATCGTTTACTACTCACTCGTTCGCGATGAATCAACGGTTGCTATTTTTAGAAGTTACCGCGTTGGAGGAGGTTGTGAATTCTATGCAAGATCAAAATTTTGGTGAGTTTGGTTTCGGGAGCTCATTAGGACCGGGAAAGATTGCGAATTCGGTTTATAAGGCGACGGTTCGTGGGCCCCCATCTCTTAATGTGGCCCCACCTGGATATTATATGCTTTTTGTTATCCATGTTGGAATTCCTAGTGTTGCTACTTGGGTTCATGTTCACTGAGTATGGTTTTGGGCTTTTTGTTTAGAAtctaaaagaaaatgattttgaaaataaaaatgaagcatGGAAAAGAGTCATGCATTCGTTCATTCAATGACTACTTTGAGGCTTTGGCCTGTTGTACATTTTTGAATTCCcgttttgattttataatgGGAATTTTTCATTCTATTTATGTTACCAAGCAATTTTGGTAAATTTCATTTATGACTGGGTTTGTTGTTTTACTTACCTCATTTACACTATGCATTTATAGATGTACGATAGTTCAGACATGTCCTTgcaatatttttgttgttttaatatgtTTCAGTTTTTCTCAAATGAACTAAGCAGCAATTGAGGGTTCCTGATCTGAAAGAGTAGATGTTAATGCATGAGTTAGCCAGTTTGCATATACTGTGATGATATGTACTTGAATGAATTGTCCAGTATTAAAGCCACTCTTAAAGTTCACTTGATGATGCCTAAATTTAgttaaatttttaatgtttgtcaaaataattttaaattgaaaatgtgGTCAAATTTAAGATGATAATGGAGATGGTATATTTGTTTCTCTTAACCTTTGAATGAGTCTACATAATTCATAGTTGGACAAAGAGGTAAGTAAAGTGTAATCAAACATTAGAGATCGGACACAAGCGAGTGACTGGTTCCACCTTAAGtgaagttaattaaattatttgagtTTAATCATTTTGTTAATAATGAATGCTATCTGTCCCCTCTAgaaaaatttgaatgataaattaGATAAACAATTATTCTTTCTTAGTATTGGTTAAGGAATTAAAAgaactaaatttttatttctaccacaaaaaagaactaaattttatttgtcaaaTAGTATAGTGACATGAGTGTAATTTCTTATTGAAATGAATATCTAATCaaccattaattttttaatgaaataaatattaaaaagacaCTGCAAGTTAATTTTATCAacatcctctaaaaaaacaaagttaagGTTGCATTGTCACTTCAACTATAGAAAGATGTGGTAAAGTCAGTACAagtcttagtttttttttgctaGAAATAGAGCATATTTTATAGACTTCCAACACAGaatgtttagttttttacaAGTTACAATTACAATTGACAATGTGGATATTTTCTTTCATAAGTCAATCTTTCAGCCCTCTATCATCTCAACGATAACTAGTTGAGATGGATAATTTTTCCCAATGGAGCAACGTTTTTTGGGGAAGCAAGCATAATATATGAAAACCATATATTATACATGCCAAAGGCAAAAAAAACCCACCATGAGTAATCCTATGACTATGTCTTTGATGAACCAGCAGACATGGATAAACTCCTCACTGCAACCTTGACTGCACCAACCACACTAAGCTGTTTCATATCAGGTTTCCAACACTGTCTATATTCCTCGATTTTATAGGCGTCTTCTATTTGAACTCCCACAAAGTATGCTACCTTAACAAACAGAATTTAGCGACGTGAGTACTAATTTTCCCGACACTGTTACCGAAATTTCCATAAATTTGGAGGACTGTCACATGATGTATGCAGAAGTGAAACCCACATATTGCACGTAAGGCTTCACTTCCCAAAATGCATAAAATGGATCCGTGAACGAATTGAAACAGTACAGATCCATACAGACATAAAAGCATGAAACAGTAACCATATATGGAAGGTAATTCAGCCTATTAACTTGTAACAGTTGAGAATTAAAACTACAAAGCCAGGAAGAAAAGAAGAGTGATGCACAAGCATGGTTTAGGTAAACAAAATACCGAAGGCTTAAATGTAAGTTATGAGCAGGCAGAACAATGGAACATGGAAATCATCCAATATAACTAATCAGGATGGAACAAATCCTGAACAATTGAAGTGTTATCTACAATTTCAGCTACTACTCTTCAACACAACGCTTAACTTAGTAACCAGATTACATCAACTCTATTCTTCAAATGATACTTTATACAAAAGTTAGAATATGATGATACACCTTTTAAAATTACACGGTAATCACATATGCAACATTAGTATAGCTGTCAATCTTGAATACAATTGGGGAGCAGGGTTATTTCCAAAAACAACTAGTAAAAACAAGCAAATATGATTAGCGTCATCACCTTCTAAACAACCAAGCCTAGAAATGATAGTTATGGTGAGATTTTGGGACTAATTATAAAAACTAGTAAAAACGAGCAAATATGATCAACTTCATCACCTTCTTAACAGCCAAGCCTAGAATATAGAAATGATAGTTAGGCTTAATtctacttttagtccctcaagtCTCGTGATTGTGAGATTTTGATCCTCCACTTTTCAATTGCTTGATTTTTGTCCTTAATATTTTTcccttgaaaaaaaaagaagtcttGTTGATTTTCTCCAACTTTTAGTCCCATATGTATTGTGATCATGTAACTTTAGTCCCCCACTTCTCAATTTGACACAACCATGATGGTTGGGGACTATAAGTGAGGGACCGAAATGGCATGACCATATCACTTATGGAACTAAAAGTGGAGGGAATTTGAGGGAAAATCAAGGGACCCTTTTATTGCACAGAGGAATAACAAAAGTAACCAAAATCCTGCAATTtaaaaatgagggaccaaaatagcACAATCACAATACTTGGGGAGACTAAAAGCAAGGTAAAGCCTAATAGGTGCCCCAACTACTAACTCTTTCTGTTTGTTtgatttgagtaaaaaaaaaaattctttttttgaagaaagtaaaaaaaaaaaaaaattctgcattcatttctttcttgttttcacatttttttttcaaatggtgaacatatatatatgaaaaagaagGGGGGCAGAAAGATCCACAATACAAATGAAAAGCAGAGTACAGGAAGTACTCCAAAATTATACCAAAAAGCATAAAACAGTCGTAGTGAGAACAAGGAGAACCAGAGTCTCATCAGGATATAATGAGAATAGCTCTtctaaaattttcattgtttccGGAACTATAAAGATAATGGTTTACTTCAAGAGTCTCTTTTCTCtgttaatttgagaaaatgtttTATGCTTTCACTTTTAATAAAACAATAGTCACGTTTCCATTTTATTTcctattttcatggttttgTATAAGAAACGAGTGTGTTTTATCACACTTTTCTATACAAATCattgaaaacaataaacaacaaaaacgtGTCaactttgtaattaaaaatgaaaacataaaacattttctgaaaccaaaagagaaaagagaCTCTTGAAATTAACCATTATCTTACATTTCCGGaaacaatgaaaatattaaaagagCTATTCTCATTATTTCCTGAAATAGATCATTCCTGGCTAGCATTTTAGCTTTTCTCTATCACAATGACTCGCTTTAAAAGTCTATTTTATCCTTGTTAACAagtaaaactaatgcaaattttataaaatggaAATAGAAAAAGTTTTCACAAAGTAAACGAGAAGTTTCCCAACTCTTGTACCGGTAAATCATTTGCCCAGACCAACAAAAAACTATTTGTGCACAAGAAATATGAGAAACTTCATTTAAAACCATAAAAGCAGATACTTCAACTACCAGAATAGACTGATGCCTGACAGAAAATAAATCATAGACATTTGAGGCTGATAGTTGAACTAAGAAATAGCTGGTCAAAATTACCTTTCCAGTAGCATCCCGAACAGGTGATATGTGAAGAAGATTCCAAAATGAGCTTTTATCCTTCCTGTTAAATGTTGCGTAAATTGATTCAGCATATCCAGTAAACAAAGTTCAAAGCTTTGACTGCAGAGATAAAAATGAATGGAAGTATTAACCTGTAATTCAAAATACGTACTGTGCATAGTTTTTCAGTTTTGATGCTCTCCCTTATCTGTATAAGCAATAAGGCAAAGACATAACCACATAGTCCATTTACATTGATCTAAGTTcccaagaaagaaagaaaaaggtgtATTACCAGTTGTAGAGCTGAGTCGTCGGTATTTCTTCCACCTAAAAATCTACAGTTGCGGCCCAATACCTCATCTCTCGTATAACCTATTCAGACAACACagtaatttaaaacataatctgAAATTCTTAGTAAATATGAGTTATTGGTTTCAAATCCTAATGTCAAACACCAGAAAATTTGCATTGCTATTATAGTTAACTTTTACAGGGTAAACTTTTAGTACCTGTCAATTTCATGAAGGCATCACTGGCATAAACAATAGGCATGTCTGGTAAATGTGGATTAGTTCTGCGAGgaaactcaaaaacaaaaatataaacaaattcagGGTCTGCGAAAATCATAAAGCTTGTGCTTAAGTAAGAAAACTAGACTTTTTTCAATAACTCACAATACAAAGCTTTGTTTGATTCTACCAAGAGAAATAATCAAGGAAGAGCTAAGAAGACCCACGGCAGGATTGCTGCATCTCTTTCTACACACCAATCTTCCCGTCAACTCGCTATAGTGGGTTAGCACAGAAAAGATATTGTCCATGGCAGTCACAGCACTTCTCCTTTCATCATCACTTGCCTCGCGTGGCTCTTCACTCTCCAAATCTGTATGATATTATGTAGCTAACAGATCAGCAAATACCAAATAGAACCGAATCACATGGACAAATGCACAATCACAGAACAAGAGACCAAAATGGGCTATAGAAACTAACATAATGAAATTCGAATAAGAAATGTTCCATCTATTGTTTCATAGTTATAAATCTTTACCCATCTTATTGGTTAAAAAGATGCAAAGATTATCAACCAACTAATAGTCTATTATTTTCtactttaaaaattatatagatTGTTAAGAAGACAGATAATCAATTAATCCACAGACCAATCAATTCTCATTGTAATTAATAATCACCAAGTTAGTATTCAAATTTAGTCCCTCAAAGGGGCAACTGGTGTTGCTTTGGTGAAAGTGTCCATGTATAGAAATTAATTCACAAATGTGTGAACTTCTTTACAAATCAATATTTTGTCTTCACATCCTTTTATCAATTATCATTAACTATCATTCTATCAATAGTGTGCAGCAGAATAGCATAAAGGCACATTTATTGTATGTGCACATCATCAATGCCACATAAGTTGCTTATATGGATGCCATATTGACAAAAGGCGTGGTATCGAAGACATAAAATGAAATTGTGAAGAAGCTGATCTATTCAGAAAGTAATGGGTGCATTCAAAACCAAAGAAATATAAATTGTCACTACTCACTTCAATAAACCAAAACATTAAATCAACTGAAGTCAATAATCGCCTAATAAGTGCAGCTTTCCAAGTGTAGTTGGGAGCTTAACTGGATTAATAACAAAGATTAAAGCACTAATTCATGTTTTGACTTTGGATTGGCGTTGAGTTTAGCCAAATCACAATTGCGCCATGATTTTGTTAAAACTTCAAAGTGTAGCTTTTACCAAAATCTCAGTGAATTCATTGTGATCATGCCAAACTCACCACCAACACACCAGGTGCATGTTTGTATTATCACAAAATCACGGTGCATCAGATGATTTTATCAAAAAGTACAATTTGGAACTTCAACAAAACCATAGTGCAAATAAGAACGACAAAAGCACGAGTGAAGTTCTGTGgcattgtgattttgttgacgCTTTCAAAACGTAGTTTTTGCCCAAATTGCAATATTGCACCGCAATA
Above is a genomic segment from Medicago truncatula cultivar Jemalong A17 chromosome 5, MtrunA17r5.0-ANR, whole genome shotgun sequence containing:
- the LOC11414730 gene encoding protein TWIN LOV 1 isoform X1, yielding MESIKKSFDEFYSHYARESLEELSEEIPFTITDPSLSNHPIIFASHAFLNITGFTRDEVLGRSGSMFQGSATCRRSVMEIREAVREERETNVVLVNYRKNGTPFWVFLTVSPVFCVKSGAVVHFVAVQVPLKLRVYGGGGSVVVNHDFMFRCCRKEVCSDSLVELDRVSSRNQVLDLEHDDDDVTDLESEEPREASDDERRSAVTAMDNIFSVLTHYSELTGRLVCRKRCSNPAVGLLSSSLIISLGRIKQSFVLTNPHLPDMPIVYASDAFMKLTGYTRDEVLGRNCRFLGGRNTDDSALQLIRESIKTEKLCTVRILNYRKDKSSFWNLLHISPVRDATGKVAYFVGVQIEDAYKIEEYRQCWKPDMKQLSVVGAVKVAVRSLSMSAGSSKT
- the LOC11414730 gene encoding protein TWIN LOV 1 isoform X2, yielding MESIKKSFDEFYSHYARESLEELSEEIPFTITDPSLSNHPIIFASHAFLNITGFTRDEVLGRSGSMFQGSATCRRSVMEIREAVREERETNVVLVNYRKNGTPFWVFLTVSPVFCVKSGAVVHFVAVQVPLKLRVYGGGGSVVVNHDFMFRCCRKEVCSDSLVELDRVSSRNQVLDLEHDDDDVTDLESEEPREASDDERRSAVTAMDNIFSVLTHYSELTGRLVCRKRCSNPAFPRRTNPHLPDMPIVYASDAFMKLTGYTRDEVLGRNCRFLGGRNTDDSALQLIRESIKTEKLCTVRILNYRKDKSSFWNLLHISPVRDATGKVAYFVGVQIEDAYKIEEYRQCWKPDMKQLSVVGAVKVAVRSLSMSAGSSKT